From bacterium, one genomic window encodes:
- a CDS encoding GxxExxY protein: LPIHEAQILTYMKLAKVSAGLLINFHVELLKQGIRRFVL; the protein is encoded by the coding sequence ATTGCCAATTCATGAAGCACAAATATTAACCTATATGAAATTGGCCAAGGTGTCAGCCGGCTTGTTAATAAACTTCCATGTCGAGCTTTTGAAGCAAGGGATCAGAAGATTCGTTTTGTAA